The following proteins are encoded in a genomic region of Nitrospirota bacterium:
- a CDS encoding ABC transporter ATP-binding protein translates to MIELTEISKHYIIGKEKLKAADNVNLLVEKGDFLSIVGHSGSGKTTLLSIVGALTKPDIGTVKINGTNLWSISDNELSELRNKLMNFIFQFSSLIPTLTVLENVLLPTAFSKERINRNDYAMALLDMVRIQDKANMYPSQLSGGQQRRVAIARAFINEPAIVLADEPTGDLDEETEAEIMSLFKKMNEDKGVTFLLVTHSSEIAKQCKKIYRMTHGVLKPL, encoded by the coding sequence ATGATTGAACTGACAGAGATATCGAAACATTATATAATCGGAAAAGAGAAGCTAAAAGCCGCGGATAACGTTAACCTGCTGGTTGAAAAAGGGGATTTCTTATCCATAGTCGGACACTCCGGATCTGGTAAGACAACGCTCCTTAGTATTGTTGGCGCACTAACAAAGCCTGATATTGGCACGGTTAAAATAAACGGTACAAACCTGTGGTCAATATCTGATAATGAGCTCTCAGAGCTTAGAAATAAACTTATGAATTTTATATTTCAGTTTAGCAGTCTTATCCCCACACTTACCGTACTTGAAAATGTACTTCTGCCAACGGCTTTTTCCAAGGAAAGAATCAACAGGAACGATTATGCTATGGCATTGCTTGATATGGTAAGAATTCAGGATAAAGCCAACATGTATCCATCACAACTGAGTGGCGGTCAGCAAAGAAGAGTTGCCATTGCACGTGCCTTTATAAATGAACCGGCAATTGTGCTGGCAGATGAGCCTACAGGAGACCTTGATGAAGAGACCGAGGCTGAGATTATGTCTTTATTTAAGAAAATGAACGAAGATAAGGGGGTTACTTTTCTGCTTGTAACCCATAGTTCAGAAATAGCAAAGCAGTGTAAAAAAATATACAGAATGACCCACGGTGTTTTGAAACCTTTATAA
- a CDS encoding FtsX-like permease family protein — MNISINTIAQNNLRRKIFRSIAIAGAVMVVSATLFSITTVMDSVELSLKRSIQRLGADIMVVPKGSEVKAKASLLSGEPTEFYMDNTIEDKIKKIKGVKQTAAQLYLLTSKYRCCDVGEMLMIGFDPKNDFTIMPWLTESLKRDIKDNEAIMGRAITAFQVGSSVTAYGRVFKIVGMIEQTGMKFIDTSMFLPMDGVRKAIEESKNKGNKAVNIPENKISTVLVQVTPDMPPSRVAIFIEYDIPGVTAIVSEEVISTVRKQLFILLKSVLSISVLLWVMAIFLIGLVFSMIVNERRREIGLLRAMGAKKKDIFQLIMTEASILSVIGGLAGIVLGGSFLFFFKDFIKSSLNIPYLWPEMLQFALLIYLTLLLSLLTGAIAAFYPAVRSMKMEPYAAIRKGE; from the coding sequence ATGAATATATCAATAAACACGATAGCTCAGAACAATCTGAGGCGGAAGATATTTAGAAGCATTGCCATAGCCGGAGCTGTTATGGTGGTGTCAGCTACGCTGTTTTCCATTACCACTGTGATGGACTCCGTGGAGTTAAGCCTAAAAAGAAGCATTCAGCGCCTTGGGGCTGACATAATGGTAGTGCCCAAGGGGTCGGAGGTCAAAGCAAAGGCCTCGCTTCTGTCAGGTGAGCCGACTGAGTTTTACATGGATAACACGATTGAGGACAAGATAAAAAAAATAAAAGGAGTTAAACAAACAGCCGCTCAACTGTATTTGTTAACCTCAAAGTACAGGTGTTGTGATGTCGGCGAGATGCTGATGATAGGGTTTGATCCCAAAAACGATTTCACTATAATGCCGTGGCTTACGGAAAGCCTGAAGCGTGATATTAAAGACAATGAGGCAATAATGGGCAGAGCAATTACTGCCTTTCAGGTAGGATCAAGTGTGACGGCTTATGGCCGGGTTTTTAAAATAGTCGGTATGATAGAGCAAACCGGTATGAAGTTTATTGATACCTCTATGTTTCTCCCTATGGATGGAGTAAGAAAGGCTATTGAGGAGTCAAAGAATAAAGGTAATAAAGCCGTGAATATACCTGAAAATAAGATATCCACTGTGCTGGTTCAGGTGACACCTGATATGCCACCCTCGAGGGTCGCCATATTCATAGAGTACGACATACCTGGCGTTACGGCAATAGTCTCAGAGGAGGTTATCTCCACAGTCAGAAAGCAGTTGTTTATACTTCTTAAGAGTGTACTTTCTATAAGCGTACTGCTGTGGGTCATGGCGATTTTTTTAATAGGTCTTGTGTTTTCCATGATTGTCAACGAAAGACGGCGGGAAATAGGCCTTCTCAGGGCAATGGGGGCTAAGAAAAAGGACATATTCCAGCTTATCATGACTGAGGCCTCAATTCTGTCTGTGATAGGGGGTTTGGCAGGGATAGTTTTAGGGGGCTCTTTTTTATTTTTCTTTAAGGACTTTATCAAGTCTTCTCTGAACATTCCATACCTATGGCCTGAAATGTTACAGTTTGCACTGCTTATTTACCTTACTCTGTTGCTTTCGTTGTTAACTGGCGCCATAGCGGCTTTTTATCCGGCGGTACGGTCTATGAAAATGGAGCCTTACGCAGCAATAAGAAAAGGTGAGTAG
- a CDS encoding VWA domain-containing protein — translation MDVLFLFNCSGAAGNSKQISVLSSSLKQFVHLLDENDRFGIIAMGDTVYTQKDLTEATNSEIVDGVICTSNTGDSYKGIKLAFDTISKNHGHKKTIIFTSFLNSNSTNAEKDAGNTQGRLQMLSKELKASDISLYVVWLNDLTGKTLYEDTSLNTGGVLFQTNIETFNHVFSTLYEVIKSPEILPIKLNKLTIDESINSFTLLAKKDTPSTKILLQQPTGRKLAVQSTHSGMVWLTGNDFDIVKIDNATTGTWDIFFSYSKENKAYIKSTFNLNTNIIGNLIPLAKPFKMRAWFDINDFPVSQEEIGKEAKVNAQISYPDNKTMNVNFGWVKNEHVFVSQFVPTQGGLHIIKITVESKDYLRQRVYAVFAKEYTTTNNDDNMTTIKPKVTVTNIKKRTFLVKVRSKLRAFIEFLAINFVLFVLYYINKKTNGAIKNFFWRKRNDTN, via the coding sequence TTGGACGTGTTATTTTTATTTAATTGCTCTGGCGCTGCCGGAAATAGTAAGCAGATAAGTGTGCTTTCATCATCGCTTAAGCAATTCGTTCATCTTCTTGATGAAAATGACAGATTTGGTATCATTGCCATGGGAGATACAGTTTATACTCAAAAAGATTTGACCGAAGCTACAAACAGCGAAATAGTAGATGGTGTTATCTGTACAAGTAATACCGGTGACAGCTACAAGGGTATAAAGTTAGCTTTCGACACAATATCAAAGAATCATGGCCATAAAAAAACCATAATTTTTACTTCATTTCTGAATTCAAATTCAACAAACGCAGAAAAAGATGCCGGTAATACTCAAGGTCGCCTTCAGATGTTGTCCAAAGAGTTAAAGGCGTCCGATATATCCCTTTATGTCGTATGGTTAAACGATTTAACAGGTAAAACCTTATACGAGGACACATCTCTTAATACAGGCGGAGTCTTGTTTCAAACAAATATAGAAACATTTAATCATGTTTTTTCAACATTATATGAAGTTATAAAATCACCTGAAATCCTTCCCATTAAATTAAACAAGTTAACTATTGACGAATCTATAAATAGCTTTACACTTTTGGCTAAAAAAGACACTCCATCAACAAAAATATTACTTCAACAGCCTACAGGCAGAAAACTAGCTGTCCAAAGTACGCACTCAGGGATGGTATGGTTAACAGGAAACGATTTCGATATAGTAAAAATAGATAATGCCACTACAGGCACCTGGGATATTTTTTTTAGCTACAGTAAAGAAAACAAAGCTTATATTAAATCAACATTTAATCTGAATACGAATATAATAGGTAATTTAATCCCGCTGGCAAAACCCTTTAAGATGAGAGCATGGTTTGATATAAACGATTTCCCCGTCAGTCAGGAGGAAATTGGCAAGGAGGCAAAGGTAAATGCCCAAATATCTTATCCTGATAATAAAACAATGAATGTTAACTTTGGCTGGGTAAAAAATGAACATGTTTTTGTATCTCAATTCGTACCAACACAAGGAGGACTGCATATAATAAAAATAACGGTTGAAAGTAAGGATTATTTACGGCAACGAGTGTATGCGGTTTTTGCTAAGGAATACACAACTACTAACAATGACGACAATATGACTACTATTAAGCCAAAAGTTACCGTAACAAATATAAAAAAAAGAACATTTCTTGTAAAAGTAAGGAGTAAGCTGAGAGCATTTATTGAGTTCTTAGCTATTAATTTTGTTTTGTTTGTCCTGTATTACATAAACAAGAAAACGAACGGCGCTATAAAAAACTTTTTTTGGAGGAAAAGAAATGATACAAATTGA
- a CDS encoding PQQ-binding-like beta-propeller repeat protein, with translation MKKFLFLTLVIVFVAAMAVVVSADEPKLEGIAYIQGHGGHIALVDLATGNVARYAHGKASDALTLSKDGKTIYVFSLDGFSKEIDIATGKQTEWQKLGKKHCGSALAPDGTVWVSDMDDGNVYVYDMKSKKLKDSFNVSKSICGISFSKDGKLAYVSDMPGGFISIVDVATKKVTGKITGAGAYIHRSRMNPAMTEIWQSDGAELKDGKPAGIGYTDAGGIPGSVKIIDVKTNKVIDSLLIGGNPHDVDFSPDGKYALVVTRQLPEADDSAIVVVDTKTKRVVKEYSACKKCHGALGLVIDKKHEDGGKPFLCGIEVNWKEKKLPASAEPAPAN, from the coding sequence ATGAAGAAGTTTTTATTTTTAACGTTAGTAATCGTGTTTGTAGCGGCGATGGCTGTGGTAGTCTCTGCTGATGAGCCTAAGCTTGAGGGAATAGCGTATATTCAAGGACACGGCGGCCATATAGCATTAGTGGATTTGGCAACAGGCAATGTAGCCAGATATGCTCACGGTAAAGCCAGCGATGCTCTTACTCTGTCAAAAGACGGTAAGACAATTTATGTGTTCTCTCTTGACGGTTTCTCAAAGGAAATAGACATAGCAACCGGAAAACAGACCGAATGGCAGAAATTAGGCAAAAAGCACTGCGGGTCGGCACTTGCTCCTGACGGTACAGTATGGGTATCCGATATGGATGATGGTAATGTTTACGTCTATGACATGAAATCAAAGAAGTTAAAAGACAGTTTTAATGTAAGTAAGTCAATATGCGGAATATCTTTTTCAAAGGATGGCAAACTTGCGTATGTATCCGACATGCCTGGCGGCTTTATCAGCATAGTTGACGTTGCCACTAAAAAAGTAACAGGTAAAATCACCGGCGCAGGTGCATATATTCACCGTTCGAGGATGAACCCTGCCATGACAGAGATATGGCAGTCAGATGGTGCGGAACTAAAAGACGGTAAGCCTGCAGGTATTGGCTACACTGATGCCGGCGGAATCCCTGGTTCAGTTAAGATTATTGATGTAAAGACCAATAAGGTTATAGATAGTCTTTTAATCGGCGGAAACCCTCACGATGTTGATTTTTCACCTGACGGCAAATATGCTCTTGTTGTGACAAGACAGCTTCCAGAGGCTGATGACAGCGCTATAGTTGTAGTTGACACCAAGACAAAGAGAGTAGTAAAAGAATACTCAGCTTGTAAGAAATGCCATGGCGCGCTTGGCCTGGTTATTGATAAAAAACATGAGGATGGCGGAAAACCGTTCCTGTGTGGCATCGAGGTAAACTGGAAAGAGAAGAAACTCCCTGCTTCAGCAGAACCAGCTCCAGCTAATTAA
- a CDS encoding TlpA family protein disulfide reductase, with protein sequence MNKRIFYYFVISVSVLFFVFNSKTAFSVPPAPWELDEIDGKAAPDFELHSVDGNIVSLASLKGKVVLLNFWATWCPPCKEEMPSMEALSKMFKNDNFTVLAASASSPNDIKKFAQKNHVTFQFLLDPKNKIAKSFKVYMLPVTFLISKEGVIVKKYIGAQNWTEPAVVNDIKKLLR encoded by the coding sequence ATGAACAAAAGAATTTTCTATTATTTTGTTATAAGTGTATCGGTTTTATTTTTTGTATTTAATTCAAAGACAGCTTTTTCAGTACCACCGGCGCCGTGGGAGTTAGATGAGATAGATGGCAAAGCCGCTCCTGATTTTGAACTGCACTCAGTAGATGGCAACATTGTATCTCTGGCTTCTTTAAAAGGAAAAGTGGTGCTTCTTAACTTCTGGGCAACGTGGTGTCCACCGTGCAAGGAGGAAATGCCTTCAATGGAGGCTCTGTCTAAAATGTTTAAAAATGATAATTTTACTGTACTTGCCGCCTCTGCAAGTTCCCCAAATGATATAAAAAAGTTTGCGCAGAAAAATCATGTTACTTTCCAGTTCCTTTTAGACCCCAAAAACAAGATAGCAAAATCTTTCAAAGTCTATATGCTGCCGGTTACTTTTTTAATAAGTAAAGAAGGAGTGATTGTTAAAAAATACATAGGTGCTCAAAATTGGACTGAACCTGCTGTCGTTAACGACATAAAAAAACTTCTGCGTTAA